Proteins encoded within one genomic window of uncultured Draconibacterium sp.:
- the nifK gene encoding nitrogenase molybdenum-iron protein subunit beta, whose translation MLLRHTTSEVKERKALTVNPAKTCQPIGAMYAALGVHGCLPHSHGSQGCCSYHRSTLTRHYKEPVMAATSSFTEGSSVFGGQANLLQAIDNIFGIYDPDIIAVHSTCLSETIGDDLGQIVKKAQDDGKIPEGKFVVQASTPSYVGSHVTGYANMLEAFVKYFSFNTDEKKRQVNMLSGWVEPSDMRELKRIADLMKLKTVLLPDTSDVLDTPMDGTYKMYPKGGTTREEIVSMGDSMRTVAMGEWATQKAAVMLDNKCKVPFTMTDVPIGLKATDRFIQALSTAGKVSIPESIAEERGKLVDVITDMHQYFYGKRVALWGDPDTLLPMIEFLVDLDMKPVYVVSGTPGKKFSKRAMEILEAKVPEAKVRNGASADMYLMHQWIKEEPVDLLIGNTYGKYIARDEGIPFVRSGFPIIDRIGHSYFPTVGYMGGIRILERILGAIMDKIDATSPEESFELTM comes from the coding sequence ATGTTATTACGACATACAACAAGCGAAGTAAAAGAAAGAAAAGCACTAACGGTTAACCCGGCAAAAACCTGCCAGCCGATCGGTGCCATGTACGCTGCTCTTGGAGTGCACGGTTGTTTACCACACAGTCACGGTTCGCAAGGCTGTTGTTCATACCACAGAAGTACTTTAACAAGACACTATAAAGAGCCTGTAATGGCTGCAACAAGTTCATTCACCGAAGGTTCTTCAGTGTTTGGTGGACAGGCGAACCTGTTGCAGGCAATCGACAATATCTTTGGAATTTACGATCCTGATATCATTGCTGTTCACTCAACTTGTTTATCAGAAACAATTGGTGACGACCTTGGACAGATTGTAAAAAAAGCGCAGGACGATGGAAAAATTCCTGAAGGAAAATTTGTTGTTCAGGCTTCAACACCAAGTTACGTTGGATCGCACGTTACCGGTTATGCCAACATGTTGGAGGCGTTTGTAAAATACTTTTCGTTTAACACCGACGAGAAAAAGCGCCAGGTAAACATGCTTTCGGGGTGGGTTGAACCATCGGATATGCGCGAGCTGAAACGTATTGCAGATTTAATGAAACTGAAAACAGTTCTTCTGCCTGATACTTCAGACGTTTTGGATACGCCAATGGACGGAACATACAAAATGTACCCGAAAGGCGGAACTACCCGCGAAGAAATTGTTAGCATGGGCGACAGCATGAGAACTGTTGCAATGGGCGAGTGGGCTACTCAAAAAGCAGCCGTTATGCTCGACAATAAATGCAAAGTTCCGTTTACCATGACTGACGTGCCAATTGGTTTAAAAGCAACCGACCGCTTTATCCAGGCACTTTCAACTGCCGGAAAAGTTTCTATTCCTGAAAGTATTGCCGAAGAGCGCGGTAAACTGGTTGACGTGATCACCGATATGCACCAATACTTTTATGGTAAGCGTGTTGCGCTTTGGGGAGATCCTGATACATTGTTACCAATGATCGAGTTTTTGGTTGACCTGGATATGAAACCTGTTTATGTGGTTTCAGGAACACCGGGTAAAAAATTCTCGAAACGTGCAATGGAAATTCTGGAAGCAAAAGTACCTGAAGCAAAAGTTCGCAACGGAGCTTCTGCCGATATGTATCTGATGCACCAGTGGATAAAGGAAGAACCTGTTGACTTACTGATTGGTAACACTTACGGTAAATACATTGCCCGCGACGAAGGTATTCCATTTGTTCGTTCAGGTTTCCCGATCATTGATCGTATCGGTCACAGTTATTTCCCAACTGTAGGTTACATGGGGGGTATTCGTATTCTGGAGCGTATTCTTGGAGCCATCATGGACAAAATTGATGCTACAAGTCCTGAAGAGTCATTCGAACTTACAATGTAG
- a CDS encoding efflux RND transporter periplasmic adaptor subunit, whose amino-acid sequence MKTIAQFTSVALVAILLVFSSCSNKQQGNNSMMGRQIGEYLVQEITPRNITLYQNFPATLEGEQTVEIRPRVAGYIEKIFVDEGDYVKKGQLLFQINANDIRAQVRSAEAQIKVAESQVATAKIELEKTKPLVEKNIVSDFQLESAKTNFQSAEAQLAQAQANLANAKANLEYTMISSPTNGFIGTFPYRVGSLVSSSVTQPLTTVSNTSSIRAYFSINEKAFLQLTKNLEGTTTGEKLANLPEVDLILPDQSIYPQKGKIEIASGIVDPQTGAINMRASFPNAEGNLRSGGSGNIRLPNYLEDVLLVPQPASYEIQGKHFVYVTNSENKVVNTEIQVIAGDLKDVFVVTSGLKAGDKIVVEGITTLRNGMEIKPKLDGQAVAKSNEPSNN is encoded by the coding sequence ATGAAAACAATTGCACAATTTACAAGCGTGGCTCTAGTTGCCATTCTTTTAGTTTTTTCTTCCTGCTCGAACAAACAACAGGGAAATAACTCCATGATGGGCAGACAGATTGGTGAGTACCTGGTACAGGAAATTACGCCGCGAAACATTACATTGTATCAAAATTTTCCGGCAACACTCGAAGGCGAGCAAACCGTCGAGATCCGCCCGAGAGTTGCAGGTTACATCGAGAAAATTTTTGTTGACGAAGGCGACTATGTAAAAAAAGGTCAGCTTCTTTTTCAGATAAATGCCAACGATATCAGGGCGCAGGTTCGATCGGCCGAGGCACAAATTAAAGTTGCCGAATCGCAGGTAGCCACAGCAAAAATCGAGTTGGAGAAAACAAAACCGCTGGTGGAGAAAAACATTGTTAGCGACTTTCAACTCGAATCAGCTAAAACCAATTTTCAATCGGCCGAAGCACAGTTGGCACAAGCGCAGGCAAATTTAGCCAATGCAAAAGCCAACCTTGAGTATACGATGATTTCCAGCCCAACAAACGGATTTATCGGAACTTTCCCTTACCGCGTTGGGAGTTTGGTAAGCAGTTCTGTTACTCAACCGCTTACAACCGTTTCGAATACATCGAGCATAAGAGCTTATTTCTCGATTAACGAAAAAGCATTTTTACAACTAACTAAAAACCTGGAAGGTACTACCACCGGAGAGAAATTAGCCAATCTCCCGGAAGTTGACCTGATTTTACCCGATCAATCGATTTACCCGCAAAAAGGTAAAATCGAAATTGCCAGCGGAATTGTTGATCCGCAAACCGGAGCTATTAATATGCGTGCTTCGTTCCCTAACGCAGAAGGAAACCTGCGCTCGGGTGGAAGTGGAAATATTCGTCTGCCAAATTACCTGGAAGATGTTTTGCTGGTTCCACAACCTGCCAGTTACGAAATTCAGGGGAAACATTTTGTTTACGTTACAAACAGCGAGAACAAAGTTGTAAATACCGAAATTCAGGTAATTGCCGGTGATTTGAAAGATGTTTTTGTGGTTACCTCAGGACTTAAAGCCGGAGATAAAATTGTGGTTGAAGGAATTACAACCCTCCGCAACGGAATGGAAATTAAACCCAAATTAGACGGACAAGCGGTAGCCAAAAGCAATGAACCTTCGAACAATTAA
- a CDS encoding efflux RND transporter permease subunit, with amino-acid sequence MFRKFIERPVLSTVISIILVILGVLGITTLPIEQYPDIAPPTIRVSANYTGADAQTVLNSVVIPLEEQINGVEDMIYMSSTASNNGSATIQVYFKQGTDPDMAAVNVQNRVARANALLPAEVTRAGVLTAKRQNNMLMVFSLYSKDGTYDETFLQNYSKINLLPQVQRINGVGEAMVFGRKDYSMRIWLKPDIMSIYNLIPADVVGALNAQNLEAAPGRFGSENGQSFEYVIRYRGKLTQPEEFENIVIKSDEDGNILRLGDVARVEFGSLDYTAMTQTQGQPGISMAIFQSAGSNAREVILEIQRTLEEASQSFPPGVDYMELMNTNEFLDASIEKVLHTLLEAFILVFIVVFVFLQNFRATLIPAIAVPVSIIGTFFFLNLFGFTINLLTLFALVLAIGIVVDDAIVVVEAVHAKLDSGARSAKNAAISAMNEISTAIVSITLVMAAVFVPVTFITGTTGVFYKQFGITLTVAIILSAVNALTLSPALCAIFLKPHSEEAKEQKGVMKRFYVAFNTAFESMTGKYKKVTHFFINKKFLAGTMIIIFVALLGYLMKTTSTGFVPAEDTGRMFVDIAMPPASSGERTAEVTKQIDEILATVPEINGRTAITGFSFMGGQGSPYAMIIAGLKPFDERKGEGQDLNSIVQKLYMLTSQIKGARIIIFSPPMVPGFSVTGGFELQLEDKTGGDIQDFEKVANNFLGALNQRPEIQYARTAFNTNFPQYRIDVDAARCMRSGLQVSSVLSAMQGYIGGYYASDFNRFGKQYRVMVQSEGKYRGNPEDLNNIKVRTGSGEMAPISEFITLTRVYGPETINRFNMYTAITVNGSPNSGYSSGDAIEAVREVAADLLPTGYDYEFSGITREEINAGNQTIIIFILSLIFVYFLLAAQYESYIMPLSIIVSLPIGIAGAFIFARILGVENNIYLQISLVMLIGLLAKNAILIVEFARQRRESGMSIIEAAVEGATARLRPILMTSFAFIVGLIPLVIGTGVGANGNRSIGTGAVGGLFIGTMIGILVIPAMFVVFQILEEKVKKPKEEQEISEMNSLG; translated from the coding sequence ATGTTTAGAAAATTTATAGAAAGGCCGGTACTTTCAACGGTTATTTCAATCATACTGGTTATTCTCGGCGTGCTGGGAATTACCACTTTACCCATCGAGCAATATCCCGATATTGCTCCGCCAACCATTCGGGTATCGGCTAACTACACCGGTGCCGATGCACAAACAGTACTGAATAGTGTGGTTATTCCGCTCGAAGAACAAATTAATGGTGTTGAAGACATGATTTACATGAGTTCAACAGCTAGCAACAACGGTTCGGCCACAATTCAGGTGTACTTTAAACAAGGAACCGATCCGGATATGGCTGCCGTTAACGTTCAGAACCGTGTGGCACGTGCCAACGCACTGCTACCCGCAGAAGTTACTCGTGCGGGAGTTCTTACCGCCAAACGCCAGAACAACATGCTAATGGTATTTTCGCTGTACAGTAAAGACGGAACATACGACGAAACTTTCCTGCAGAACTATTCGAAAATTAACCTGCTGCCACAAGTACAACGTATTAATGGTGTAGGTGAAGCAATGGTATTCGGGCGAAAAGACTACTCGATGCGTATTTGGTTAAAACCGGATATTATGTCGATCTATAATTTAATACCTGCCGATGTTGTAGGTGCATTGAATGCACAAAACCTTGAGGCCGCTCCCGGTCGTTTCGGTAGTGAAAACGGTCAGAGTTTTGAGTATGTAATCCGTTACCGTGGAAAACTCACACAACCTGAAGAGTTCGAGAATATTGTAATAAAATCGGATGAAGACGGAAATATTTTACGTCTTGGTGATGTTGCCCGTGTTGAATTTGGTTCGCTAGATTACACGGCAATGACACAAACTCAAGGCCAACCGGGTATTAGTATGGCCATCTTCCAGTCGGCCGGATCGAATGCCCGCGAAGTAATTCTGGAAATCCAACGCACACTGGAAGAAGCTTCTCAATCTTTTCCTCCGGGAGTTGATTATATGGAGCTCATGAACACCAACGAATTCCTCGATGCCTCAATCGAAAAAGTATTACACACCTTGCTTGAGGCTTTTATCCTGGTATTTATTGTTGTTTTTGTTTTCCTGCAAAATTTCAGGGCAACACTTATTCCGGCAATCGCCGTTCCGGTATCAATTATTGGTACTTTCTTTTTCCTTAACTTGTTTGGATTTACTATCAACCTGCTTACCCTTTTTGCACTGGTGCTCGCCATCGGTATTGTGGTCGACGACGCCATTGTGGTGGTAGAAGCGGTTCATGCCAAACTCGATTCCGGGGCACGGAGTGCTAAAAACGCTGCAATTTCGGCGATGAACGAAATTTCAACAGCTATTGTTTCTATTACCTTAGTGATGGCAGCTGTGTTCGTTCCCGTAACGTTTATAACCGGAACCACCGGAGTATTCTACAAACAATTTGGTATTACGCTTACCGTAGCTATTATACTTTCAGCAGTTAATGCGCTAACCTTAAGTCCTGCCCTTTGTGCGATATTCCTAAAACCACACAGCGAAGAAGCAAAAGAACAGAAAGGGGTAATGAAACGCTTTTATGTTGCGTTTAACACAGCATTTGAAAGCATGACCGGGAAATATAAAAAAGTAACCCATTTTTTTATCAATAAGAAATTTCTGGCCGGAACTATGATTATCATTTTTGTTGCGCTGCTGGGCTACCTGATGAAAACAACGTCAACAGGTTTTGTTCCTGCAGAAGATACAGGCCGAATGTTTGTTGATATTGCTATGCCACCGGCTTCTTCGGGAGAAAGAACAGCCGAGGTTACAAAACAGATTGACGAGATACTGGCAACAGTACCCGAAATTAATGGTAGAACAGCCATTACCGGATTCTCATTTATGGGAGGACAAGGATCGCCCTACGCGATGATCATTGCAGGATTAAAACCTTTCGACGAGCGAAAAGGTGAGGGACAGGATTTGAACAGTATTGTGCAAAAATTGTACATGCTGACTTCGCAAATTAAGGGTGCACGTATTATTATCTTCTCGCCACCAATGGTTCCCGGGTTTAGTGTTACCGGTGGTTTCGAATTACAATTGGAAGATAAAACCGGTGGCGATATTCAAGACTTTGAAAAAGTGGCCAATAATTTCCTTGGCGCCTTAAATCAGCGTCCCGAAATTCAATATGCACGTACCGCATTCAACACCAACTTCCCTCAATACCGTATTGATGTTGACGCTGCCCGTTGTATGCGCTCCGGCCTGCAGGTAAGTTCGGTTCTTTCTGCAATGCAAGGATACATTGGTGGATATTACGCCTCTGACTTTAACCGTTTTGGTAAACAATACCGCGTTATGGTGCAGTCGGAAGGAAAATACCGCGGAAATCCTGAAGACTTAAATAATATTAAAGTACGTACCGGCTCCGGCGAAATGGCTCCGATTTCGGAATTCATCACGCTTACAAGAGTTTACGGACCAGAAACGATTAACCGTTTTAATATGTACACTGCCATTACAGTAAACGGAAGTCCAAATTCGGGTTATAGTTCGGGTGACGCCATTGAAGCTGTTCGCGAAGTGGCAGCCGATCTTCTGCCAACCGGTTACGACTACGAATTCTCGGGTATCACCCGCGAGGAGATCAACGCCGGTAATCAAACCATCATCATCTTTATTTTGAGTTTGATTTTTGTGTACTTCCTGCTGGCTGCTCAGTACGAGAGTTATATTATGCCACTTTCGATTATTGTTTCGTTGCCAATAGGTATTGCCGGTGCGTTCATCTTCGCCCGCATTTTAGGTGTTGAAAACAACATTTACCTGCAAATTTCGCTGGTAATGCTTATCGGGCTTTTGGCGAAGAATGCTATTCTTATTGTAGAGTTTGCCCGACAACGACGCGAATCAGGCATGTCGATTATTGAGGCTGCCGTTGAAGGTGCCACTGCCCGACTTCGCCCGATTTTGATGACTTCGTTTGCATTTATTGTTGGTTTGATCCCTCTGGTTATCGGAACCGGAGTTGGCGCCAACGGTAACCGCTCCATCGGAACCGGTGCTGTGGGAGGTTTGTTTATCGGTACGATGATAGGTATTTTGGTTATTCCGGCCATGTTCGTGGTTTTCCAGATTTTGGAAGAAAAAGTGAAGAAACCGAAGGAAGAACAAGAAATTTCAGAAATGAACAGTTTGGGTTAA
- a CDS encoding MarR family transcriptional regulator — protein sequence MKTQEPLTYLLGQTMKLVRYKLMAKFKENKLDLTLEQFVVMHYINENSASTQQDLANHFLRDKSIITRQINTLIDLDFVMRTQDDDDKRKKHLKLTTQGLEIFELMKAKSVEVSSELLDGISQEELIHFENVIAKIQLNTGFKDCLSGC from the coding sequence ATGAAAACGCAGGAACCGTTAACCTATCTACTTGGGCAAACCATGAAATTGGTACGTTACAAGTTAATGGCAAAATTTAAGGAGAATAAATTAGATCTAACCCTGGAACAGTTTGTAGTGATGCACTACATCAACGAAAATTCAGCATCGACGCAACAAGATCTTGCTAATCATTTTTTGCGCGACAAATCAATTATTACACGCCAGATTAACACACTTATTGATTTAGATTTTGTAATGCGTACTCAAGACGATGACGATAAACGGAAGAAACATTTAAAGCTTACCACTCAAGGATTGGAAATATTTGAACTAATGAAAGCCAAATCAGTGGAAGTGTCGTCAGAACTTTTAGATGGGATTTCGCAAGAAGAACTTATACATTTCGAGAATGTCATTGCCAAAATACAACTAAACACAGGTTTTAAAGACTGCCTGTCAGGTTGTTAA
- a CDS encoding P-II family nitrogen regulator has product MKMILAIIRIDKMNATKRALTAAGITSMTATGKVFGRGKGFWDAQVMEGAKQDMPEALTHLGKEPRLRPQRVLNIAVSDHNVQLTIDTIIEVNQTPAPGDGKIFVLPLDDTYRVRTGETGTTIL; this is encoded by the coding sequence ATGAAGATGATATTGGCGATTATCCGGATTGATAAAATGAATGCAACTAAAAGAGCTCTTACTGCAGCAGGCATCACATCGATGACTGCAACCGGAAAAGTTTTCGGACGCGGAAAAGGCTTTTGGGATGCACAGGTTATGGAAGGTGCTAAACAGGATATGCCTGAGGCACTTACCCACCTTGGAAAAGAACCCCGGCTGAGACCTCAGCGTGTACTAAATATTGCGGTTTCCGACCACAATGTTCAATTAACAATTGATACGATTATCGAAGTTAATCAGACACCTGCTCCCGGCGACGGAAAAATATTTGTTCTTCCGCTGGATGATACATACCGCGTTCGTACGGGTGAGACTGGTACAACAATCCTTTAA
- the nifH gene encoding nitrogenase iron protein, with the protein MRKIAIYGKGGIGKSTTTQNTVAGLVEAGKNVKVVGCDPKADSTRLLLGGLAQKTVLDTLREEGEDVELEDIVKVGYGGVRCVESGGPEPGVGCAGRGIITSINMLEQLGAWDEKFELDYTFYDVLGDVVCGGFAMPIREGKAEEIYIVVSGEMMAMYAANNICKGIKKYAQAGGVRLGGLICNSRKVDNESEMIEELAKRLGTQMIHFVPRDNMVQQAEIHRKTVIDFKPEHPQADEYRALAKAIDENELFVIPEPLEIEELEKLLIDFGIAG; encoded by the coding sequence ATGAGAAAGATTGCAATTTATGGAAAGGGTGGAATTGGTAAATCAACCACAACCCAGAATACTGTAGCAGGATTAGTTGAAGCAGGAAAAAATGTAAAAGTAGTGGGTTGCGACCCTAAAGCTGACTCAACCCGATTATTGTTGGGTGGTTTGGCACAGAAAACAGTGCTGGACACGCTTCGCGAAGAAGGTGAAGATGTAGAGTTGGAAGACATTGTAAAAGTAGGATACGGCGGTGTTCGTTGTGTTGAGTCAGGTGGTCCTGAGCCAGGTGTAGGATGTGCCGGTCGTGGTATCATCACTTCAATTAACATGTTGGAGCAATTAGGTGCATGGGACGAAAAATTCGAGTTGGACTACACTTTCTACGATGTACTTGGTGACGTTGTTTGTGGTGGTTTCGCAATGCCAATCCGCGAAGGTAAAGCCGAGGAAATCTACATTGTAGTATCGGGTGAGATGATGGCAATGTATGCTGCCAACAACATCTGTAAAGGGATTAAGAAATATGCCCAGGCTGGTGGTGTTCGTTTAGGTGGATTGATCTGTAACTCACGTAAAGTTGACAACGAAAGCGAAATGATCGAAGAGCTGGCTAAACGTTTGGGAACTCAAATGATCCACTTTGTTCCTCGCGACAACATGGTTCAACAAGCTGAAATTCATCGTAAAACAGTTATTGATTTTAAACCGGAGCATCCACAGGCTGATGAGTACAGAGCCTTGGCAAAAGCTATTGACGAGAATGAATTATTCGTAATTCCTGAGCCACTGGAAATTGAAGAGTTAGAGAAACTGTTGATCGATTTCGGTATTGCAGGTTAA
- the nifE gene encoding nitrogenase iron-molybdenum cofactor biosynthesis protein NifE yields MSNYLKDRESQILTKGTDSAEISCEKKSLAGSVSQRACVFCGSRVVLYPIADALHVIHGPVGCASYTWDIRGSLSSGPQLHRLSFTTDLKERDVVFGGEKKLYHALIDLIDKHKPKAAFVFSTCIIGVIGDDVEAVCRQVTKEKGIDVIPVMSEGFNGTKKDGYKIACGALSKLVGTNNDYEAPKYSINILGDFNLAGELWILAEYYKKLGVEIISCMTGDGRVEQIRRAHKASLNVVQCSGSIMHLAKEMKEKYDIPFMKVSYFGIEDMSEALYEVAKFFDDDEMLAKARELVTNEISKLLPALQPYRQKLEGKKAAIYVGGAFKAISLVKALRLLGMKTVVVGSQTGNAEDYKLLKDLCDEGTIIVDDSNPNELSEFVKLTGANLFIGGVKERPIAHKLGLGFCDHNHERKEALAGYVGMMNFAKEVFASVTSPVWKFVK; encoded by the coding sequence ATGAGCAACTATCTAAAAGATCGCGAAAGTCAAATCCTTACAAAAGGAACCGATTCAGCAGAAATATCCTGTGAAAAAAAGAGTCTGGCCGGGTCAGTTTCGCAACGAGCCTGTGTGTTTTGTGGATCGCGCGTCGTGCTTTATCCAATTGCCGATGCACTGCACGTTATTCACGGTCCGGTTGGTTGTGCTTCTTATACCTGGGATATCCGTGGCTCGCTTTCGTCGGGACCACAGTTACACCGCCTCAGTTTTACCACCGATTTAAAAGAAAGAGACGTGGTTTTTGGCGGCGAAAAGAAATTGTATCACGCCCTCATTGATTTAATCGACAAACATAAACCAAAAGCTGCCTTTGTTTTTTCAACCTGTATAATCGGAGTTATCGGCGACGATGTTGAAGCCGTTTGCCGCCAGGTTACAAAAGAAAAAGGCATCGACGTTATTCCGGTAATGTCGGAAGGTTTTAACGGAACCAAAAAAGACGGCTACAAAATTGCTTGTGGCGCACTTTCTAAATTAGTTGGAACAAACAACGATTATGAAGCGCCCAAATATTCAATCAATATTCTTGGCGACTTTAACCTTGCTGGTGAGTTGTGGATTTTGGCTGAATATTACAAAAAACTGGGTGTGGAGATTATTTCGTGCATGACCGGCGACGGTCGGGTTGAACAGATTCGACGTGCACACAAAGCCTCGCTGAACGTGGTTCAGTGTTCAGGATCGATTATGCACCTGGCTAAAGAGATGAAGGAAAAATACGACATTCCTTTCATGAAGGTTTCGTATTTCGGAATCGAAGATATGTCAGAAGCGTTGTACGAAGTAGCCAAATTTTTCGACGACGATGAAATGCTGGCAAAAGCCCGCGAACTGGTTACCAACGAAATTTCAAAACTGTTACCGGCACTACAACCTTACCGCCAAAAGTTGGAAGGAAAGAAAGCAGCTATTTATGTGGGCGGTGCTTTTAAAGCCATTTCGCTGGTAAAAGCCTTACGCTTATTAGGAATGAAAACAGTGGTTGTTGGCTCGCAAACCGGAAATGCAGAGGACTATAAACTACTAAAAGATTTATGTGATGAGGGAACCATCATTGTTGATGATTCCAATCCAAATGAACTTTCTGAATTTGTGAAGCTAACAGGTGCCAATCTGTTTATTGGCGGCGTGAAAGAACGTCCGATTGCCCATAAACTTGGCCTTGGTTTTTGCGATCACAACCACGAAAGAAAAGAAGCACTGGCCGGCTATGTCGGCATGATGAATTTTGCGAAAGAAGTTTTCGCCTCGGTGACAAGCCCGGTGTGGAAATTCGTGAAATGA
- a CDS encoding P-II family nitrogen regulator produces the protein MIRAIIRPEKSSKVLKALFEAGYIAVTKIPVVGRGKQRGIKIGDVTYDELPKEMLIMVIKDEDKEFAINTIMEAARTEPKGAFGDGKIFVTAVDEAYTISRGSKEL, from the coding sequence ATGATAAGAGCAATTATACGCCCCGAGAAATCAAGTAAAGTATTAAAAGCCCTGTTTGAGGCAGGATACATTGCAGTAACAAAAATCCCGGTAGTAGGTCGTGGTAAGCAGCGCGGTATCAAAATTGGCGATGTTACTTATGATGAACTTCCAAAAGAAATGTTGATTATGGTAATTAAAGACGAAGACAAAGAATTCGCCATTAACACCATAATGGAAGCGGCCCGCACTGAGCCTAAAGGTGCATTCGGCGATGGAAAAATATTTGTTACCGCCGTAGATGAGGCCTACACTATCAGCCGCGGATCGAAAGAATTGTAA
- the nifD gene encoding nitrogenase molybdenum-iron protein alpha chain — protein MPNKIDYTNGLPDPSQLKEEILAKYPRKVAKKRAKAMVVNDPAESQEIGANIRTIPGIITQRGCTYAGCKGVVLGPTSDIINLVHGPIGCSFYAWLTRRNQTRPAEGAPNYMTYAFSTDMQDENIVFGGEAKLKDAIREAFDAFSPKSIGIFSTCPVGLIGDDVHAVAREMKEELGINIFGFSCEGYRGVSQSAGHHIANNGIFKHVVGNSERERTGKFQVNLMGEYNIGGDAFEIERIFEECGITLLSTYSGNSTVESFAYSHTADLNMVMCHRSINYIAEMMEEKYGIPWIKVNFIGADSTAKSLRKIADYFGDKELSAKVEEVIKREQLKVKAVAEAVKPKVEGKLAMMFVGGSRAHHYQDLFSELGVRVVSAGYEFAHRDDYEGREVIPNIKIDADTRNIEDLVVSKDEENFRDDLVEKKAKLEESGYEFKDYKGMMPDMKKNSLVIDDVNHWETEKLIEFYKPDLFCAGIKEKYVVQKYGVPLKQLHSYDYGGPYAAFGGAINFYKEMERMLATDIWKLVDAPWKNEPEIVGSVTVDA, from the coding sequence ATGCCTAATAAGATAGATTATACAAACGGATTGCCCGATCCTTCGCAACTGAAGGAAGAGATTCTGGCAAAATATCCGCGAAAAGTAGCCAAGAAAAGGGCGAAGGCGATGGTAGTAAATGATCCTGCCGAAAGCCAGGAGATTGGAGCTAACATCCGAACTATTCCGGGTATTATTACTCAGCGCGGGTGTACTTATGCAGGATGTAAGGGGGTGGTTTTAGGACCAACGAGTGACATCATCAATCTGGTACACGGACCGATTGGTTGTAGTTTTTACGCCTGGTTAACCCGACGTAACCAAACCAGACCGGCTGAAGGCGCTCCTAACTATATGACTTATGCCTTTTCAACCGATATGCAGGACGAGAACATTGTATTTGGTGGCGAAGCAAAATTGAAAGACGCTATCCGCGAAGCTTTCGATGCCTTCAGCCCAAAGTCAATCGGTATCTTTTCAACCTGTCCGGTTGGTTTGATCGGTGACGACGTTCACGCTGTTGCCCGCGAAATGAAAGAAGAACTGGGAATTAACATCTTTGGATTTAGTTGCGAAGGTTACCGCGGAGTATCACAGTCGGCCGGTCACCACATTGCCAACAACGGAATTTTCAAACACGTTGTAGGTAATAGTGAGCGCGAACGTACTGGTAAATTCCAGGTGAACCTGATGGGTGAGTACAATATTGGTGGTGATGCTTTCGAAATCGAAAGAATTTTCGAAGAATGTGGAATCACACTGCTTTCAACTTACAGCGGTAACTCAACTGTTGAAAGTTTTGCTTACTCGCACACTGCCGACCTGAACATGGTTATGTGCCACCGTTCTATCAACTACATCGCCGAAATGATGGAAGAGAAGTATGGTATTCCTTGGATCAAAGTAAACTTCATCGGAGCTGATTCTACTGCAAAATCGTTACGCAAAATAGCCGATTACTTTGGCGACAAAGAACTGTCTGCAAAGGTTGAAGAGGTTATCAAACGCGAGCAGCTGAAAGTGAAAGCTGTTGCCGAAGCTGTTAAACCAAAAGTTGAAGGCAAACTGGCAATGATGTTCGTTGGTGGATCGCGTGCACACCACTACCAGGATCTGTTTTCAGAACTGGGTGTTCGAGTGGTTTCTGCAGGTTACGAGTTTGCTCACCGCGACGATTATGAAGGACGTGAAGTAATTCCAAACATTAAAATCGACGCTGATACACGTAACATCGAAGACCTTGTGGTTAGCAAAGACGAAGAAAATTTCCGCGACGACCTGGTAGAGAAAAAAGCCAAGCTGGAAGAAAGTGGCTACGAGTTTAAAGACTACAAAGGTATGATGCCGGATATGAAGAAAAACTCGCTGGTAATCGACGATGTAAACCACTGGGAAACTGAAAAGCTGATCGAGTTCTACAAACCTGACCTTTTTTGTGCAGGTATTAAGGAAAAATATGTGGTACAAAAATACGGCGTGCCATTAAAACAGCTTCACTCTTACGACTATGGTGGTCCTTACGCTGCTTTTGGCGGTGCTATAAATTTCTACAAAGAAATGGAACGCATGCTGGCTACCGATATCTGGAAATTGGTTGATGCACCATGGAAGAACGAGCCGGAGATTGTTGGAAGTGTAACCGTTGACGCTTAG